In Chryseobacterium gotjawalense, the following are encoded in one genomic region:
- the truB gene encoding tRNA pseudouridine(55) synthase TruB, whose product MTDTDFLEGQIILLDKPLDWTSFQAVNKLKYKLKSEFNLPKKFKIGHAGTLDPRATGLLIVCTGKFTKIIPEIQDAPKEYFTEIKIGVQTESYDTEKPEILPQDISNITEVQINETLNKFLGEIDQKPPVFSAIKIEGNRAYDLARAGKEVEMKSRKTTINYIKDIVIELPFVRFTVGCSKGTYIRSLAHDIGQDLGVGAYLTNLRRTKIGEYSIENGSSEYLENEYRFEDFNI is encoded by the coding sequence ATGACTGATACCGATTTCTTAGAAGGACAGATAATACTCCTCGACAAACCTCTGGATTGGACGAGCTTTCAAGCCGTAAACAAACTGAAATATAAACTCAAAAGTGAATTTAATCTTCCGAAGAAATTCAAGATCGGGCACGCCGGAACTTTGGATCCGCGGGCGACAGGGCTTTTAATCGTTTGCACGGGAAAATTCACCAAAATAATTCCAGAAATTCAAGATGCTCCGAAAGAATATTTCACTGAAATAAAAATAGGAGTTCAGACAGAATCTTACGACACCGAAAAACCTGAAATTCTTCCTCAGGATATTTCAAATATTACAGAAGTTCAGATCAACGAAACTTTAAATAAATTTCTGGGCGAAATCGATCAGAAACCGCCTGTTTTCTCCGCCATTAAAATTGAAGGAAACCGCGCGTACGACTTAGCCAGAGCAGGAAAAGAAGTCGAAATGAAATCCCGTAAAACGACCATTAACTATATCAAAGATATTGTGATCGAATTGCCTTTCGTTAGATTTACCGTCGGTTGTTCGAAAGGAACTTATATCCGGAGTCTGGCGCACGATATCGGGCAGGATTTAGGAGTGGGAGCGTATCTCACCAATCTTCGCCGAACAAAGATCGGTGAATATTCTATCGAAAATGGAAGTTCAGAATATCTGGAAAATGAATATCGTTTTGAAGACTTTAATATATAG
- a CDS encoding phosphohydrolase — protein sequence MTKDELLSKAIKLAQKAHKGQTDKFGSPYIGHVMRVMNAGNTYDEKIVGALHDLIEDCPEITYETLSDEGFTEELIFAVKCLTKHPTDIDYMEFIKKTEQSRLAVSVKLNDLQDNMSLTRFNHPITERDMKRLNKYLTAYLYLKEKY from the coding sequence ATGACCAAAGACGAATTGCTCAGCAAAGCCATTAAACTGGCCCAAAAAGCCCATAAAGGACAAACCGATAAATTCGGAAGTCCCTATATCGGTCATGTGATGCGCGTAATGAATGCCGGAAACACCTATGACGAAAAAATCGTTGGCGCATTGCATGATTTGATCGAAGACTGCCCCGAAATCACCTACGAAACTTTAAGTGACGAAGGATTTACAGAAGAGTTGATTTTTGCAGTTAAATGTCTCACCAAACACCCAACCGATATCGACTATATGGAATTTATCAAAAAAACTGAGCAATCAAGGCTTGCTGTTTCGGTAAAGTTAAATGACCTGCAGGATAATATGAGTTTAACCAGATTTAATCATCCTATCACCGAACGGGACATGAAACGGCTGAATAAATATTTAACAGCTTATCTTTATTTAAAGGAAAAATACTAA
- a CDS encoding AcvB/VirJ family lysyl-phosphatidylglycerol hydrolase, with amino-acid sequence MKKPALILSIFSLLILFSCQNTSSFPVSEWNSSSDKPIIFYISGDAGFNTFSKTFSQELHRHGYDVFALNTKKYFWNKKTPSRASKDTENYLKQAIKDRANKKIIIIGYSYGADVAPFIYNRFDRDFQKNIQDLIIIGPSKVNDFEIHLEEYVTGHMQHGFSVVNEINQLKNVPFTLVVSDLERAYFPKNQIMLKNYQFLHLPGNHHFGGNTKMLADAIIKYF; translated from the coding sequence ATGAAAAAACCAGCACTAATCCTCAGTATATTTTCGCTGTTGATTTTATTTTCCTGTCAAAACACCTCCAGTTTTCCAGTGTCTGAATGGAACAGCAGCAGTGATAAACCAATTATTTTTTATATCAGCGGCGACGCGGGATTCAATACTTTTTCGAAAACGTTTTCTCAGGAACTTCACCGGCATGGTTACGATGTTTTTGCACTGAATACCAAAAAATATTTCTGGAATAAAAAGACACCTTCAAGAGCTTCGAAAGACACCGAAAATTATCTTAAACAAGCCATAAAAGACCGGGCCAATAAAAAGATAATCATCATTGGCTATTCCTACGGCGCAGATGTAGCTCCGTTTATTTATAACCGTTTCGACCGTGATTTTCAGAAAAACATTCAGGATTTAATCATCATCGGCCCCTCTAAAGTAAATGATTTTGAAATTCATCTTGAAGAATATGTCACCGGCCACATGCAACACGGATTCAGCGTGGTCAACGAAATCAATCAGCTGAAAAATGTACCTTTTACTTTAGTAGTGAGCGATCTGGAGAGAGCATATTTCCCTAAAAATCAAATAATGCTAAAGAATTACCAATTTCTGCACCTTCCTGGCAACCATCACTTTGGCGGTAATACCAAAATGCTTGCAGATGCTATTATTAAATATTTTTAG
- a CDS encoding efflux RND transporter periplasmic adaptor subunit produces the protein MKNKKWLIGGILILVLGIGLWYYFKKSEAVKIQLNTVKPIIGDITESITATGTIQPVDTVAVGTQVSGTLNKIYVDFNSQVKKGQLLATLDPALLRDQSLQIAGTLASAKSNLVFSQTAYNRQAALYKVGAVSKADFQSALNQYNAAKAQISAITAQLSAANTNLSYTKIYSPIDGTILSRNVSEGQTVAASFSTPTLFSIAKDLTKMQVRASIDEADIGNVKAGQNVTFTVDAFPDLNFKGKIVEIRLHPTVSANVVNYITIINTENSELKLKPGMTANISVITSDLPNVMKIPVQAVTFKPDSLVASTHPINSPYNITQKKQWNGQKPSANKTKPKEEVTVWILEADQSLSMKKIKTGTSSDTELQVISGLSLNDNVITGYKTLSKKSGSAAKSPFLPQRSGGNRPGSGGGPR, from the coding sequence GAATTGGTCTTTGGTACTATTTCAAAAAAAGTGAAGCAGTGAAAATCCAGCTCAACACCGTAAAACCTATCATCGGCGATATTACAGAATCCATCACTGCCACCGGAACGATTCAACCTGTCGATACAGTCGCTGTAGGAACTCAGGTTTCGGGAACCCTGAATAAAATCTATGTCGATTTTAATTCTCAAGTTAAGAAAGGACAGCTTTTAGCGACTTTAGATCCTGCTCTATTACGGGATCAGTCTCTACAAATTGCGGGAACTCTGGCCAGCGCCAAAAGCAACCTGGTATTCAGTCAAACCGCCTACAACCGCCAGGCAGCGCTGTACAAGGTAGGTGCGGTCAGCAAAGCCGATTTTCAGTCTGCACTCAACCAATATAATGCGGCAAAAGCACAGATATCTGCCATTACCGCTCAGTTGTCTGCTGCAAACACCAATTTATCATACACCAAAATTTACTCCCCGATTGACGGCACTATCTTATCCAGAAATGTGAGCGAAGGGCAAACCGTGGCAGCGAGTTTCAGTACGCCAACCTTATTCAGTATCGCTAAGGATTTAACAAAAATGCAGGTGCGTGCCTCCATTGACGAAGCGGATATAGGAAATGTAAAAGCCGGACAGAACGTAACGTTCACCGTAGATGCTTTTCCTGATCTTAATTTTAAAGGAAAAATTGTAGAAATCCGTTTACATCCCACCGTTTCCGCAAATGTGGTTAATTACATTACGATCATTAATACTGAAAATTCTGAACTAAAATTAAAACCCGGAATGACGGCGAATATTTCTGTAATTACAAGCGATCTGCCAAATGTTATGAAGATCCCGGTACAGGCAGTTACCTTCAAGCCAGATTCATTAGTGGCAAGCACTCATCCCATTAATTCCCCATACAATATAACACAGAAAAAACAATGGAATGGTCAGAAACCTTCCGCCAATAAAACTAAGCCCAAAGAGGAAGTAACAGTCTGGATTTTAGAAGCCGATCAGTCTCTTTCTATGAAAAAAATTAAAACAGGAACCTCCAGTGATACCGAGTTGCAGGTTATCTCCGGTTTAAGTTTAAACGATAATGTAATTACCGGTTATAAAACATTGTCCAAAAAATCAGGCAGTGCAGCCAAAAGTCCGTTTTTGCCACAACGATCCGGAGGCAACAGACCTGGCAGTGGCGGCGGACCAAGATAA
- a CDS encoding ABC transporter ATP-binding protein yields MGKTLEIIDVKRDFKMGEETVHALRGVSFSVEEGEFVTIMGHSGSGKTTMLNILGCLDKPTEGDYFLDGVNVKNLDKDQLARLRNEKIGFVFQSYNLLARTSALENVELPLLYNPKISAQERYDRSVKSLETVKLSDRINYLPNQMSGGQQQRVAIARALVNQPVMILADEATGNLDTRTSYEIMTLIQELNQQGKTIVFVTHEADIAVFSSRTITLKDGKVIKDVKNENIKNAKEALNSLPVEIEDKT; encoded by the coding sequence ATGGGAAAAACATTAGAAATTATCGATGTTAAAAGAGACTTTAAAATGGGCGAAGAAACGGTTCATGCTTTACGGGGCGTAAGTTTCAGCGTAGAAGAAGGTGAATTCGTAACCATCATGGGCCACAGCGGTTCGGGAAAAACTACGATGCTCAATATTTTAGGCTGCCTGGATAAACCTACAGAAGGAGATTATTTTCTGGATGGCGTGAATGTAAAAAATTTAGACAAAGACCAACTCGCCCGTTTAAGAAATGAAAAAATAGGTTTTGTTTTTCAGTCTTACAATTTACTCGCCCGAACTTCCGCATTGGAAAACGTGGAGCTTCCTCTTTTGTACAATCCAAAAATATCGGCTCAGGAAAGATATGACCGTTCTGTAAAATCCCTGGAAACCGTAAAATTATCAGACCGGATCAATTACCTTCCGAACCAGATGTCGGGTGGGCAGCAACAGCGGGTTGCCATTGCAAGAGCATTAGTCAACCAACCTGTAATGATTTTAGCTGATGAAGCCACCGGAAATCTGGATACCAGAACGTCCTATGAAATTATGACTTTGATCCAGGAACTTAACCAACAGGGCAAAACCATCGTCTTCGTTACGCATGAAGCCGACATTGCGGTATTCAGTTCAAGAACAATTACGTTGAAAGACGGAAAAGTGATTAAAGATGTGAAAAATGAAAATATTAAAAATGCAAAGGAAGCACTGAACAGTCTGCCGGTAGAAATTGAGGATAAAACCTAA
- a CDS encoding phosphatidylglycerol lysyltransferase domain-containing protein has protein sequence MSKLKKIPFHKIISKIRWQELLAVLILFLAFVFFRSERKEMAAIIPQIQHAKPLWILAGIFLTFIYVLLQSLMYVTSFRSVGVRLKLIDAVELFLKRNFLSVFLPAGGISSLAYTPRQMKRQNFDKNSIHKASAIYGFVGILTVFVVGIPVVGYAAVVNKDFGESGFWLIAVGIFIGSVFWLVNSLRTKGIFYQFLKKRFPKKISSIDEIFGGEISPKHFIVTILISILIEFCGIFHLLMAMFAFGATGSFSAAAVGYTISVLLMLVSPFLRGLGAVEFTLIYILANFGFSHSQGLGITLLYRVFEFWLPLLLGLFAFIWKGRKIVARILPALAIFVLGLINIISVITPPLAERLKIGKMYLPAELMHLSKILTLIAGILLLVTSAYLLRGLKRGWYFALALAIISFFGNIIKALDYEESMVALAIILMLIMSRKEYVLKTNRKYLRRGFSWFLGLFAAVILFNFLSFYFIDKQHFGVDFTWEESLYYTLNSFLLFKDTGLNPRTGFARDFEYINYFLGIISWLLLFFSVFNVRRLVSDKESFSDVEEAQNLVQMYGTSSLDFFKTAKEKQFYFSDEVEGFVSYSAANPFAFVLEEPVCAEENKEKMIQEFEDFCTKNGLKSIYYRIDEQSLYLFKPLKKQKLFIGQEAILNTETFKLEGKDRKSLRNSLNALSKKGYTSEILHRPQSEEILNEIQSISNEWLKEFDKEEMVFSQGMFDRAEIEKQDLIVIKNEAGKIEAFLNIIPDFAPEECTYDLIRKTVTAPNGSMDAMIVKLIEYARSKKLMYINLGLTPLGGMKQPDNTAEEILKFVYNRLGSFKHYQSLRDFKEKYADQWENKYLMYGNDFDLLQIPAALNKITKPK, from the coding sequence ATGAGTAAACTTAAGAAAATACCTTTCCATAAAATAATTTCAAAAATTCGGTGGCAGGAACTCCTTGCTGTTCTGATTCTTTTTCTTGCTTTTGTATTTTTCAGAAGCGAAAGAAAAGAAATGGCCGCAATCATTCCTCAAATTCAACATGCAAAACCGCTGTGGATTCTGGCAGGAATTTTTCTTACCTTCATCTACGTTCTTCTCCAATCGCTGATGTACGTTACCAGTTTCCGATCGGTTGGTGTACGGTTGAAACTTATTGATGCGGTAGAATTATTTCTAAAAAGAAATTTCCTGAGTGTTTTCCTTCCGGCTGGCGGAATCAGTTCTCTGGCTTATACGCCACGACAGATGAAACGGCAGAATTTTGATAAAAACAGCATTCATAAAGCCAGTGCTATTTATGGATTTGTAGGAATTCTTACCGTTTTTGTGGTCGGTATTCCGGTAGTTGGATATGCCGCCGTTGTCAATAAAGATTTCGGGGAATCCGGATTCTGGTTAATCGCAGTGGGGATTTTTATCGGTTCCGTTTTTTGGCTGGTCAATTCACTTCGTACGAAAGGGATTTTTTATCAGTTTCTAAAAAAGCGTTTTCCCAAAAAAATCAGTAGTATTGATGAAATTTTCGGTGGCGAAATCTCTCCAAAACATTTTATTGTAACCATCTTAATTTCCATCTTAATTGAATTTTGCGGGATATTTCATTTGCTGATGGCCATGTTTGCATTTGGAGCAACCGGTTCCTTTTCTGCAGCGGCGGTAGGTTATACGATTTCAGTTTTGCTGATGTTGGTTTCTCCATTTTTAAGGGGTTTGGGCGCGGTAGAATTTACTTTGATTTACATTTTGGCAAACTTCGGATTTTCTCACAGTCAGGGTTTAGGAATCACTTTACTGTACAGGGTTTTCGAGTTTTGGCTGCCTTTGTTACTGGGTCTTTTTGCATTCATCTGGAAAGGCAGAAAAATAGTGGCCAGAATTCTTCCTGCCCTTGCCATTTTTGTACTGGGACTGATCAATATTATTTCGGTGATTACCCCACCACTTGCAGAGCGTTTGAAAATCGGAAAAATGTATCTTCCTGCCGAATTGATGCATTTGTCTAAAATATTGACGTTAATCGCGGGAATCCTTTTGTTGGTTACTTCTGCTTATCTTTTGCGGGGTTTAAAACGGGGGTGGTATTTTGCACTCGCCCTGGCGATAATCTCTTTTTTTGGAAACATCATCAAAGCGCTCGATTATGAAGAATCGATGGTTGCTTTAGCTATTATCCTTATGCTGATAATGAGCAGAAAGGAATATGTTTTAAAGACGAACAGAAAATATTTAAGACGTGGTTTTTCCTGGTTTTTAGGACTTTTTGCTGCCGTGATCCTTTTTAATTTTCTGAGCTTTTACTTTATTGACAAACAGCATTTCGGTGTAGATTTCACCTGGGAAGAGTCTCTTTATTACACGCTGAACAGTTTTCTGCTTTTTAAGGATACAGGGCTGAATCCGAGAACCGGATTTGCCAGAGATTTTGAATACATCAATTATTTTCTTGGCATCATTTCCTGGCTGTTGCTCTTTTTTTCTGTCTTTAATGTTCGGAGACTGGTCAGCGACAAAGAAAGTTTCAGCGATGTTGAGGAAGCACAAAATCTGGTACAGATGTATGGAACTTCATCCCTTGATTTCTTTAAAACAGCAAAAGAAAAGCAGTTCTACTTTTCTGATGAGGTTGAAGGTTTTGTTTCTTACAGCGCTGCAAACCCGTTTGCTTTCGTACTCGAAGAGCCGGTTTGTGCCGAAGAAAATAAAGAAAAAATGATACAGGAATTTGAAGATTTCTGCACAAAGAACGGTTTAAAATCCATTTATTACAGAATTGATGAACAAAGTTTATACCTCTTTAAACCTTTAAAAAAACAGAAACTGTTTATTGGTCAGGAAGCGATTTTGAATACCGAAACCTTCAAACTGGAAGGCAAAGACCGAAAATCTTTAAGAAACAGCCTGAATGCTTTAAGCAAAAAAGGGTACACCTCAGAAATTCTTCACCGCCCGCAAAGTGAAGAAATTCTCAATGAGATTCAAAGTATTTCAAATGAATGGCTTAAGGAATTCGACAAGGAAGAAATGGTATTTTCGCAGGGAATGTTTGACCGCGCTGAAATCGAAAAACAGGATTTAATCGTCATCAAAAATGAAGCGGGAAAAATCGAAGCCTTTCTTAATATTATTCCGGATTTCGCACCCGAAGAATGCACTTATGATCTAATCCGCAAAACAGTCACGGCTCCAAACGGAAGTATGGATGCGATGATTGTGAAATTAATAGAATATGCCAGGTCCAAAAAACTGATGTACATCAATCTTGGACTAACGCCTCTGGGGGGAATGAAACAACCCGATAATACGGCAGAGGAAATCCTGAAGTTTGTTTATAACCGACTTGGAAGTTTTAAACATTATCAGAGCCTGCGTGATTTCAAAGAAAAATATGCCGATCAATGGGAAAATAAATATTTGATGTATGGCAATGATTTTGATTTATTGCAAATACCGGCTGCTTTAAATAAAATCACAAAACCAAAATGA
- a CDS encoding undecaprenyl-diphosphate phosphatase, with protein MDLFKAIIIAIIEGLTEFLPVSSTAHMGFTAALMGMEETEFLKMFQVSIQFGAILAVVFAYWKKFFDFKHLKFYYKLAFAVIPALVLGYLFDDKIEAILGNQIAISAVLVLGGVVLLFSDSWFKNPTIDDEKDMSIKKAVIVGFWQCLAMMPGTSRSAASIIGGMSQGLTRKAAAEFSFFLAVPTMLAVTVYSVFVKTWGKETAAPMKGYEMILSSSDNIIAFFVGNIVAFIVALIAIKSFIGLLNKYGFKPWGWYRIIVGIVLLIYFTQFK; from the coding sequence ATGGATTTATTCAAAGCAATCATCATTGCAATTATTGAAGGACTTACCGAATTCCTTCCCGTTTCATCAACCGCACACATGGGTTTTACCGCAGCGTTAATGGGCATGGAAGAAACCGAATTTCTAAAAATGTTTCAGGTTTCCATTCAGTTCGGAGCAATTTTAGCCGTCGTTTTTGCCTATTGGAAAAAGTTTTTTGATTTCAAACATTTAAAATTTTATTATAAACTGGCTTTTGCCGTAATTCCAGCTTTGGTTTTAGGATATCTTTTCGATGATAAAATTGAAGCGATTTTGGGGAACCAAATTGCCATCTCAGCGGTATTAGTATTAGGCGGAGTCGTTTTACTCTTCTCTGATTCCTGGTTTAAAAATCCAACAATTGATGATGAAAAAGACATGTCGATCAAGAAAGCCGTGATCGTTGGTTTTTGGCAATGTCTCGCGATGATGCCGGGAACGAGTAGAAGTGCCGCCTCCATCATCGGTGGAATGTCACAAGGTTTGACGCGTAAAGCCGCAGCAGAATTTTCATTCTTCCTGGCAGTTCCGACCATGTTGGCGGTGACCGTATATTCAGTTTTTGTAAAAACCTGGGGGAAAGAAACCGCAGCTCCCATGAAAGGATATGAGATGATTCTATCGTCTTCCGATAATATTATTGCGTTTTTTGTGGGAAATATTGTGGCATTCATCGTCGCTTTAATCGCGATAAAATCGTTTATTGGCTTGCTGAATAAATACGGTTTCAAACCTTGGGGTTGGTACCGGATTATCGTGGGAATCGTTTTATTGATCTATTTTACACAGTTTAAATAA
- a CDS encoding ABC transporter permease: MKLSNLFKIAWKAILRNKLRAFLTMLGIIIGVASVIAMTAIGEGSKRSISSQLSSMGSNMINIRPTSNVNVSGGARIGASGLQSLKTTDVEAIIKGAPDVSYVSPAVQTNGQSINGPSNWPTQLQGVNADYFKIRDWKLSEGAFFTSKDVVASNKVCLIGQTVFSNLFPGGDDPIGKVIRFNKIPMTIIGVLETKGANTFGQDQDDVIIAPFNTVQRRFLGINYVQTIYASSTSESTSSQASDEISQILRKQHHLSADGSNDDFSVRTQAELIATMSSTSQLLTVLLSAIAGISLLVGGIGIMNIMYVSVTERTKEIGLRMSIGARGKDILFQFLIEAIMISVSGGIIGVILGISVTKMVTAFLGWPTFITESSIILSFFVCAITGVFFGYYPALKASKLDPIEALRYE, translated from the coding sequence ATGAAACTTTCAAATTTATTTAAAATTGCCTGGAAAGCCATTCTTCGAAATAAACTTCGGGCTTTTCTTACCATGCTCGGGATTATCATCGGTGTAGCTTCTGTGATTGCGATGACCGCAATTGGCGAAGGTTCCAAAAGAAGCATCAGCAGTCAGCTTTCTTCCATGGGATCCAATATGATCAACATCCGGCCTACCAGTAATGTGAATGTGTCCGGTGGCGCGAGAATCGGTGCATCAGGATTGCAGAGTTTAAAAACGACCGATGTAGAAGCCATTATAAAAGGGGCTCCGGATGTCTCCTACGTTTCTCCGGCAGTACAGACCAACGGCCAGTCGATTAACGGTCCCAGTAACTGGCCTACCCAACTTCAGGGCGTGAATGCAGATTATTTTAAAATCCGCGACTGGAAACTGTCAGAAGGTGCTTTTTTCACTTCTAAAGATGTTGTGGCTTCTAATAAAGTTTGTTTAATTGGCCAAACCGTATTTTCTAATTTATTTCCAGGTGGGGACGACCCCATCGGAAAAGTGATTCGGTTTAATAAAATCCCGATGACCATTATCGGTGTGCTGGAAACCAAAGGTGCCAATACTTTTGGGCAGGATCAGGACGATGTCATTATAGCCCCTTTTAATACCGTGCAACGAAGATTTTTGGGAATCAATTATGTTCAGACTATTTACGCCTCTTCAACCAGCGAAAGCACTTCCTCACAAGCATCTGATGAGATTTCACAGATTCTTCGGAAACAACACCATCTTTCTGCTGACGGAAGTAATGATGACTTTTCGGTGAGAACCCAGGCAGAACTGATTGCAACCATGAGTTCTACAAGCCAGCTCTTAACCGTTCTGTTATCCGCGATTGCTGGAATATCTCTTTTGGTCGGCGGAATCGGGATTATGAACATTATGTACGTTTCCGTAACAGAAAGAACCAAAGAAATTGGTTTGCGGATGTCCATTGGTGCGCGCGGAAAAGACATTTTATTTCAGTTTCTCATCGAAGCCATTATGATCAGCGTGTCCGGCGGCATCATCGGTGTAATACTGGGAATTTCTGTCACGAAAATGGTGACTGCATTTCTGGGCTGGCCCACTTTTATCACCGAATCTTCTATTATCCTTTCCTTTTTTGTCTGTGCCATAACGGGGGTGTTCTTCGGATATTATCCGGCATTGAAAGCCTCAAAACTGGATCCGATCGAAGCCTTGAGATATGAATAA
- a CDS encoding DUF3098 domain-containing protein yields MSTKNKKFSGDSIGKSVEVSESNPFYFGKENYRFMLIGLALIIAGFLLMMGADANTVDGKYDPNVWNEGIFSIRRIRIAPMLVIAGFVVEVYAILKRNKN; encoded by the coding sequence ATGAGCACAAAAAATAAAAAATTCTCTGGAGATTCTATTGGTAAATCCGTCGAAGTTTCCGAAAGTAATCCGTTCTATTTCGGTAAAGAAAACTACAGATTCATGTTAATTGGATTGGCATTAATTATCGCCGGATTTCTTTTAATGATGGGAGCTGATGCCAATACCGTTGATGGGAAATACGATCCCAACGTCTGGAATGAAGGTATTTTTTCTATCCGCAGAATCCGCATTGCGCCCATGTTGGTCATTGCCGGTTTTGTCGTAGAAGTGTACGCCATCCTGAAAAGAAACAAGAATTAA
- the rluF gene encoding 23S rRNA pseudouridine(2604) synthase RluF has product MEKTRINKYLSEVGFCSRREADRLLEQGRIIINGAVPEMGTKVSDDDEILVDGINIRKTEEKPIYIALNKPVGIVCTTDIKRERDNIIEFVNHPKRIFPIGRLDKPSEGLILLTNDGDIVNKILRSRNNHGKEYIVRVDKPITPKFLQQMRGGIPILDTVTNKCEVEQIDNLSFRIVLTQGLNRQIRRMCEYCGYEVKKLKRIRVLNIKLDLPIGKWRDLTDAEVNELKALVSDSDKTVD; this is encoded by the coding sequence ATGGAAAAGACTAGAATAAATAAATACCTTTCAGAAGTTGGTTTCTGTTCACGCAGAGAAGCAGACCGACTTTTGGAGCAGGGGAGAATCATCATTAATGGAGCAGTTCCTGAAATGGGAACCAAAGTTTCTGACGACGATGAAATCTTGGTTGACGGAATTAATATCAGAAAAACAGAAGAAAAACCCATTTATATCGCTTTGAATAAACCGGTTGGCATTGTCTGTACGACCGATATTAAAAGAGAAAGAGACAATATCATCGAATTCGTCAATCATCCGAAAAGGATTTTCCCGATCGGTAGATTAGATAAACCGAGTGAAGGCTTGATTCTTCTGACCAATGATGGCGACATTGTGAACAAAATTCTTCGCTCCAGAAATAACCACGGTAAAGAATATATTGTAAGAGTTGACAAACCCATCACCCCGAAATTCCTTCAACAAATGCGTGGCGGAATTCCGATTTTGGATACGGTCACCAACAAATGTGAAGTCGAACAGATCGATAATTTATCGTTCCGTATTGTTCTCACCCAGGGCTTAAACCGCCAGATTCGCCGGATGTGCGAGTATTGCGGTTATGAAGTGAAAAAACTGAAAAGGATCCGTGTCCTGAATATCAAACTCGATCTTCCGATCGGCAAGTGGCGCGATTTAACAGACGCTGAAGTCAACGAACTGAAAGCGCTCGTTTCGGATTCTGATAAAACGGTGGATTAG